The Apium graveolens cultivar Ventura chromosome 3, ASM990537v1, whole genome shotgun sequence sequence GGGATGCATTTTGCAAATAactctttaatttttttttgcaaatCTTAAACAAACCAAAATACAATCATTACTCGACTCCAAAATATAATCATTGTTTGAGCTACCACATTAACCATACAAATTCAGATTCAGTCATAGAATCGTGCTTATTAAACACATTAAACCATAATAACCGGAGTCGGCGCTGATCCGAAAAATCGGATATATGGTTCTACATTTCATAACCGGATACGTATTTGATTTTACTCACCAGCCTGCAAAAGTTGGCTCAGTTAGTTAAAGAGTTGATTACTATCTTTTTGATCACACAGGAGAATTTATGATTTTGACTACGGAGGCAGAGTTATTGGCGTAGGTTTACCCAATGCGCACGCGCACCCGAACGGTAGCGACTGCGGGTTATCTAGGATAAAAAAAAAAAGGGTTCCGGAAAATGACTAAAAATAATTAAACGATTCGACGAAAAGTCAAATTCCTTGAAGGTCGGAACGATTTGTTTAGAATGATTAAGGGTACTGCTTAATTAAAATCTACATATGTAACAAGATTGGGAAAGAAAATGGCAGCTTTAGCAATGCTCGAGTTTCACGTTAAAGTCATTGAGTCTGGGAAATTTACAGGTTATACATGCGTTAAAGCAAAACTAGCACACAATGCACATCATTTTCAAGTCAAAGTCTAAGTCATTGCACATCCGTTCCAATTGACAGCTTAAGTTTGAAAATAAAAGGTAAATGTAGGATGAAGATAATTGGAATGCTGATAAAAATATCTACCAAATCGGATACCGAGTGCTGATAAAGCGACGATATGTGAGTTTCGCGGTCGGATACCGAGTGTTGATAATGCGAAGATATGTGAGTGTCTCGGTTCACTATTTGATTGATATTTTGACAACTAGAGTAACGAAATCCAAAATAAAACCAAGACTGGTTTAAAATTGTCTCGAAGTAGACTAAATCGTACTGAGAATCCAAAAAATCAAGCCAACAATAGAAGTATTTATACAAGTTTTTCTGTTAGAATCAACCATTGGCAAGAAGATGTAACCTTGCCAGTTGCCGCAGCTACAATACTATGGCCTTTCCAATCTAATCAGTAATCTCCATCGACGATCCCTGTAAAAAGTTTGTATACAAAAACAACACTGACTTGCGCTTGGCAGGTCGCCACTTGCTTCAATTACACAACATGTTTTAAGCACACTCTGCGACAACTTGCAGACACCTAAACATATGACAATTCACAACAATGAACTATTTCTAGGGTTTACAAATTCCCAAAATTATCTTCAACGAAGGAGTTGGGATAACAAGTTACAAAAGCACAACAGCTGATGAGATTAGTAATGCCAGTATTTTTCCAGGGAGTCCAAAAAGTTTCAACCTAATATCCACTAAGCCAATTTTCGTTTCTCAAGCCAGGTAAGAATCTTCCTCCCATAGAGATTGCTCCTCATTACAGGTACTTTTGCTCGAACTAGTTGGAGCAGAATGTTGCGTGCATAGCCCTGTGATTGCCAAAGACCAAACAGATCTCCATTACAATAATGAAAAGCCATATAAATCCTTCTCAGTAAACAACATACTACAGTATCGCCAGTCACCAGAACAGCATAACTATACTTGTAACTATATGCTGATACTACATTGTGTGTTCATTAACAAAAGTGGGATGGGGAACTACAGatacaaaatataaaaatatgaaCTAGCCAACATCTAAGCGTTTGTAGTCCAACGGTTAGGATAATTGCCTTCCAAGCAATAGACCCGGGTTCGACTCCCGGCAAACGCAACGCATATGGATTATATACCTTTTTGTCTATCCCctattattttttctttttttggtGGGGTGTGTGTTATAAACTAATATCAGTTGTAACTTGTAATAGAATTGATATTCACTTTCTTAtcaaaaatagattttaaatataTTCCTGAAAAAAGAATTGCTGATGCCTTTACCCATAATCAGAATATATTTCATAGCCCCTGGAAAGAGTATTGATGATGGTCTCAAGTCTTAACCAATATCTAAAATCTTTATGGTAACAATTGAAGCCCCCTAGCGTTCTGATGATTTATAATTCAAAGGTCTTTGCTCTTTGGTTCTAGATTACGAGCTGACTGCCATCACTAGTAGTTATTATCATACGAATTTCGAAAACAAGGAATGATCAGGTCAAATTTTAAACCTTCCCTGATATCTTCAACTAATATATGAGTCTATGACCATCATGTACTATTTATATAGGTATCACTATTTAAATTGGTTACAACTCTAGATAGGTGTAGTATAAAGTAAAGTAAACCTTAAATATATAACTACTGTAATAACATCTAAATTAACTACATCCTAGGAAGCACCGACACTGATACGGTGACACGGGACACGGGGATTCGTCAATTATCAAAGTGTCCTGGATACGGGACACAgcaaaaaaaagtaaaaaaaatataaaaaatataagaTTTGTATATGTCAAATATGGATTCCTTGCTAAATGATATGGCAGTCCAGAAGAATAGAACATTCTTGTAATTTCAGCAGTCAATTGTTCTCTGGCTTCATTATTAAAAGCTTTCTCCAATGCAGAACCACCTTCAGCCCTCCTCTTTCTTGTTTCCAATCCAGAGCCCAACATTGTAAAAGACAGATAGACATAAAATTAGGGTTAATATAAGATGGTTTGGGCTTTTAAAAACTGATTTTGGGCTTTTTAAAGATGATTTTGGGTTTTTTTATATGGGCTGGGTCGGTGGGCCGTGTCGATCGCGTGTCGCACCTGTGTCGGTCGCGTGTCGAACCCGTGTCGGTCGCCTTTTTCTGTCGACACGCCACATGGCGTGTCAGACGCGTACTCAGCCGTGTCGATGCCGTGTCGCCGTGTCGGCCGTGTCCGACACACATACGGCATCCTTTTTGGAGTGTCGGTGCTTCCTAGACTACATCAAATACTCTATTCAAGAAAGTCCTATGCAAATATTTAGATACAATTTCTGAGCAATTATCAAGTTTTACATAAAGTAGATGTATTCCTTTGGGGTCCGTGAGTGTTTGTTTTATAGAAAGAGACACAGTGAATTTTGATATTAAAAGAATCACTCCAATTAATCGTTGAAGTTATGTAGCCTATTAAAAGGATAACGAAGTTCCGTTCAATTGATCTTAACATATTTACCCTTTTTTCCCTACCTCGTTTGGAACTCTTCGCATCATCTAAGAGATCTCTAAATCACCTTAATGTGATCAAGTGAGAGAATGTGAGGAGCTGCCTCAAAATAATAGTAATTGCTAACTTACACAACATGAAAGCTCTGTTTCAAAAATCCAAATAAATATAAGACAAAAGCTTGATAGACAAATCAAATTAGTGTATTTATAGTGGACATAACATCTATTGCACAAACTGAGAAATTACCGGTCACGGGGGGAGAAAAACTAACCTTAGTAACAGATAGTGCTGACTGGATGACGAAGTTCCCAAATGGATCCAGCAACATCATGGAAGCATTAGGACTTCTAACGAACTCCGTTATAATTCTTGTGCATTGCTCTCCGCTAGCTTCAATAAGACATTTCTCAACAACGTTGCTCCCATATTTATTACAGGAGATGGACACAAAACTTCCTTGAAGTTGTCTCACAATACCGCCAGTGACATCTGATTCCTTTAAACCCAGTAAATGTTGGAGGACATAATTGCTATGTAAAAAACAAAAATTATATTAGTTCCCGAACCATGATTATGTACAGAAGAAGGATACAAGGAGTATTAACAGACCCAAAAGGATGTTCTGCCAGGTGCACTGCAGTAGCTATGATTTCAGAAACTAGAACTTGTCTAGGTCTTCCCAAAGACTTCTCCACACATAACTGCATCACACAACATCCAGTTTTGTTTGTAGCGACTTCAAAACAGTTTGATGCTATGTTATTGAGGATGTACTGCCAATCACAAGCCAGAGTGGGTTTATTTAGTTCAACCGAAGGCCATATTTTATATGAATCTTCAGGAGTTTTTTTAGTTTAACCTAAGCCCATATTTTATATAAATCTTGGTATCAGATCACAAAAAAAATGTGCAGGTGGAAAACGATCTAATATTGGAACTAGTACTCAGGTCGCACAAAAATTGAAGAGATAATATTATGCCAGAGAACTCTCTGAAATGGATTGATAGGATATATTAGTTAGTCGTCTAAAATTATACCACAAAAACAAACTACTTGAAAATATTACTGCTGATAATAGTAATCTAAACAAATTTGATTGGGGGGGACAAGAAAGCCATGATCTAATATGGAATTAAGGAGAAAATGGAAAACTGAAATATGGACAAAAAATTCCAAACGACATCCAAATTATATAAGAGAATGGTGGTACTGAAACTCAAACAAACATGGACACAAAAGAACAAGTTCTGGATATCAAGAATGCACGTCATTATTTACAACATTTTCAGGTAAACGTTTCTAGATCATACTGCTATACACATCAAAATGGCAGTCGACTGACTGACTCCATCAAAGTGGCAACTCATAACAGAACTTACCACATCTGGAGGAAAACCATTGTGCAGACATAATTACAAAATCATTGGTTGGTGATTATATTAATCAAATAAACAAGAAATGATTATGTATGTTAAAATTGACTCCGTCAGTTGTGAGTTATAACTATAAGTTCTATACAGAATTAGAAAAAGGCCGAGAGAGGagtaaatataaaaataaaagcAACAAAAAGAATAAAGGAAACAAAAAATTCACTTCCAATATTATAAATGTAATGAGTTGAGATAGGCAATCAATACATCACGTACATGGATATGTATAAAGATTTAGATTAATTAATCAAGACCATGTTTGTAGTACTTCAGACATTTCTGCCTATAGTTTATTCTCTAAATCATGCCACTAAATATTGAGAATATTCCTTGAGAGATCCTCCTAAACAACATAAATTAAAACCTAAAAGACAGCCAAAAGAATTTGTTTGGGATTTAAAGAGTAACGCTAATGACTTGTAAGGTAATTATTATACAACAGACTCTTTCCTTAACCTCAACCCTGAGGACTTCACAGGCTCTCTCCGAAGTCAATTGTATCATTcatttcaaagaaagaaaagTTAGTTCTAATTATGTAATGATCCAGTTTCCATACATCTTAATAATGGACTGATGAGGGACTCTGCAGGCAGAGTGCGGAACTTAGATAAGCCATAGGGCAACAACCGCTCACACAAACAAAAATTCATCTGGACTTATATCTTATATAAGCAACTTACTAAACCCAAATATACGCGAAAACAGCTAAGATTATCATTATTACTCATTGCTAGCCTAATTACTATTGTGAAAAGAAATATGTAATGGTCGTAATTATACCAAGTTGTATTCATTTGAAAAATGATTCAAGCAATGCTGGATCACATGATGACCATTGGTGTCCCTAGCCAATATCGCAGCACTCGGGCTTATAGCTGCCACTAGCAACGAAACCTGATGGGGAGAACTAACATGTTCCATCAATGTTTGTATACCACGAGTCCTACAATACAATATCAAATACATTTTAAAAATCTcccctaaaaatccaaacaataACATTCAATTAACAATAACAAAATAATCATACCCGTGTGGATTACAACAGACCGAAATAAACTGAAACACACTCTTGGTAACAGAGAGAATAATCATAGTCCTCTGATCTTCATTACAAGAACCAATGAGCTTCTTAACAAAATTATTACCAAATTGATTTTTCATCAAATCATCAATAGAATCAATTATCTCCGATAAAATCATTTCAACTTGTTGAGGGCTAGGGTCCAGaaattttttttgcaaaattttCGAAAAATGTTGGTCCTTAGCTAAATTAACAATAGAGCCCCATACATCATTTAAACTCAAAGAACTCCTCACTTGAGGCAACCAATCATCTACCCCACCAACATCAACATAATGTGGCACACTTTGTTTCTTGCTCATCAAGAAATCCAACTGGTGGGACCCACCAGCCAAGTTCCGGTCACCAAACAAACCCGGAGAAACCACCGGAGCGGTGTTCACACAAAACCCTTGTGGGCCCAAGACCAGATTTCGTGGGCCCACCCCAGAACCCATTTGGCCTTCTTGAAACCTTAAACTCTGCAAACTCACACCATCATTAAAACCACTACTTGGGTTTTGTCTCCTCAGTTGCTCGCCGGAGACCGGAGCAAAAGGGGTCGCCGGAAATTTCTCCGGCGAGAGATTAAGACAAGAAAAAGCAGATTCTAGGGTTTGATCAGACAAGTAAAAGGGGTTTTGCAACATACTTGTCTGATAACCAGGAAGCATAGTTTGTGTGTATGTATTATTATTAGACACAAAATTAGTACTACCATATAATGTAGAGTTCTCATAAGGGTCATCTTTATAAAACTCCATTACAAACAAGAAACAATATTAAAAGGGTTGTTGTAATAATATAAGGTTGTTTTATTTTTAAGGTTGTGTGTTTTGTGTTTATGTTTATGTTTTGTAACGAGGTTGTTGTTGTGTTGTTGTAATAGGAATTGTGTTTAATGATGTTTTTTAAGACTAGAAGGTGATGAAATACTAGGGTTTTGAATAGGAAAGAAAGGGGAGGTTCTTAGATGTTTCTTTTTgtttggtttttttttttttttttttttgattttgatggtAGAGAAGAAGAGGATGGAGAAGGGAAAGAGTATACAGAAAGACTGATGAAGAGGCCATGCAATTATAGCAAAGTTTTACCACCAATCACAGATCAGTATTGTAGACTGTAGACCTGCCAGCTTTCAACCCTATTTTCCTTTTTTGTTTTTCAGTTTATTAAAGCAAGTCCAAGAGCTTCCTTATATGAGCTCTTAAGTTCAATTATAAGGTTTTTGACAAAAAATGACACTCCAACATTGTCTCAGTGCTTTCTTAAATGACTAAGACATTAACTTCATTTTTTATCTTTAGGAAATTTCTAGTGCTCCATTATAacatttttaactataaaaaaatcatttatctctcttctttttacttttctctctctttttcttccaCTTTTTGTCCATatcttttcaaatttattaatataataataataaggaaGAAGTATAGGGATCATTGTTGAAGTTAAAATACAAAATCATATCCTAAATTATTAAGAgccaatattttatattatttataaagaatcTACTAGCATACTGTTGGCCTTGGTCTTACGAGGTTAAAAAATTGAGCTTCGTTCC is a genomic window containing:
- the LOC141710518 gene encoding pumilio homolog 12-like, which translates into the protein MEFYKDDPYENSTLYGSTNFVSNNNTYTQTMLPGYQTSMLQNPFYLSDQTLESAFSCLNLSPEKFPATPFAPVSGEQLRRQNPSSGFNDGVSLQSLRFQEGQMGSGVGPRNLVLGPQGFCVNTAPVVSPGLFGDRNLAGGSHQLDFLMSKKQSVPHYVDVGGVDDWLPQVRSSLSLNDVWGSIVNLAKDQHFSKILQKKFLDPSPQQVEMILSEIIDSIDDLMKNQFGNNFVKKLIGSCNEDQRTMIILSVTKSVFQFISVCCNPHGTRGIQTLMEHVSSPHQVSLLVAAISPSAAILARDTNGHHVIQHCLNHFSNEYNLYILNNIASNCFEVATNKTGCCVMQLCVEKSLGRPRQVLVSEIIATAVHLAEHPFGNYVLQHLLGLKESDVTGGIVRQLQGSFVSISCNKYGSNVVEKCLIEASGEQCTRIITEFVRSPNASMMLLDPFGNFVIQSALSVTKGYARNILLQLVRAKVPVMRSNLYGRKILTWLEKRKLA